In Hyperolius riggenbachi isolate aHypRig1 chromosome 10, aHypRig1.pri, whole genome shotgun sequence, a genomic segment contains:
- the LOC137535461 gene encoding zinc finger protein 271-like isoform X2, translating into MYVRSDRQSMEEGDMMRIKKEEEEETYVKSDQQSMEEGDMMGKCKEEEEETYVRNDQQSMEEGDMMEKCKEEEEEAYVRSDQQTMEQGDMMRIKKEEEEEAYVRSDQQSMEEGDMMRIKKEEDIEMYVRSDQQSMEEGDMMRIKKEEEEEAYMRNDQQPMEEGDVMRTSKKEDIIAEMGIGRSPGIRNLSETRLSVSTDSTTDDDVTGQESPADITVTPNIPPDSPHLSNPEGPHTQHSSPPAGGSYSCSTCGKCYAWKSNLVRHERSHTGEKPYSCAECGKCFGCISELVSHKRSHTGEKPYSCAECGKCFVYKSSLINHERSHTGEKPYSCVECGKCFVYKSSLINHERSHTGEKSYSCAECGKCFVCKSSLINHKRSHTGEKPYSCAECGKCFAQKLSLVTHKRSHTGEKPYSCAECGKCFTQKLILVKHERSHTGEKPYSCAECGKCFSQKYILVTHERSHTGEKPYSCAECRKCFTQKSYLIRHERSHTGEKPYSCAECGKCFTQKSYLIRHERFHTGEKPYSCAECGKRFADKSNLVTRERSHTGEKPHSCAECGKRFAEKSNLVAHERSHTGENIYSCSECGKCFTWKSHLVRHERSHTGEKPYSCSECEKCFARIADLVWHERSHTGEKPYSCAKCGKCFLSKSRLVIHERSHTGEKPYSCAECGKCFVSKSRLVIHERSHTGEKP; encoded by the exons atgtatgtgaggagtgatcggcagtctatggaggagggtgacatgatgaggataaagaaagaggaagaagaagagacgtatgtgaagagtgatcagcagtctatggaggagggagacatgatggggaaatgtaaagaggaagaagaagagacgtatgtgagaaatgatcagcagtctatggaggagggagacatgatggagaaatgtaaagaggaagaagaagaggcgtatgtgaggagtgatcagcagactatggagcagggtgacatgatgaggataaagaaagaggaagaagaagaggcgtatgtgaggagtgatcagcagtctatggaggagggggacatgatgaggATAAAGAAAGAGGAAGACATAGAGATGTATgttaggagtgatcagcagtctatggaggagggtgacatgatgaggataaagaaagaggaagaagaagaggcgtatatgaggaatgatcagcagcctatggaggagggtgacgtgATGAGGACATCTAAGAAAGAAGACATTATTGCAGAGATGGGAATTG ggcggagtcccggcatcaggaacctctcagagactcgtctctctgtatccacagacagtacaacggatgatgatgtcactggacaagagtctcctgcagatatcacagttaccccaaatattcccccagactcccctcacctgtctaaccctgaggggcctcacacccagcacagctctccccctgctggagggtcttattcctgttccacatgtgggaaatgttatgcatggaaatcaaatcttgtcagacatgagagatctcacactggtgagaagccctattcatgtgctgagtgtgggaaatgttttgggtgtaTATCAGAGCTTGTCagtcataagagatctcacactggtgagaagccctattcatgtgctgagtgtgggaaatgttttgtttataaATCAAGTCTTATcaatcatgagagatctcacactggtgagaagccctattcatgtgttgagtgtgggaaatgttttgtttataaATCAAGTCTTATcaatcatgagagatctcacactggtgagaagtcctattcatgtgctgagtgtgggaaatgttttgtttgtaaATCAAGTCTTATCaatcataagagatctcacactggtgagaagccctattcatgtgctgagtgtgggaaatgttttgctcagaAATTATCTCTTGTCAcgcataagagatctcacactggtgagaagccctattcatgtgctgagtgtgggaaatgttttacacagAAATTAattcttgtcaaacatgagagatctcacactggcgagaagccctattcatgtgctgagtgtgggaaatgtttttcacagaaatatattcttgtcacacatgagagatctcacactggtgagaagccctattcatgtgctgagtgtaggaaatgttttacacagaaatcatatcttatcagacatgagagatctcacactggtgagaagccctattcatgtgctgagtgtgggaaatgttttacacagaaatcatatcttatcagacatgagagatttcatactggtgagaagccttattcatgtgctgagtgtgggaaacgttttgctgataaatcaaatCTTGTTACAcgtgagagatctcatactggtgaaaagccccattcatgtgctgagtgtgggaaacgttttgctgagaaatcaaatcttgttgcacatgagagatctcatacggGTGAGAATatttattcatgttctgagtgtgggaaatgttttacttggaaatcacatcttgtcagacatgagagatctcacactggtgagaaaccctattcatgttctgagtgtgagaaatgttttgcacGGATAGCAGACCTTGTctggcatgagagatctcacactggtgagaagccctattcatgtgctaaatgtgggaaatgttttttgagTAAATCacgccttgtcatacatgagagatctcacactggtgagaagccctattcatgtgctgagtgtggaaaatgttttgtgagtaaatcacggcttgtcatacatgagagatctcacactggtgagaagccctag